The following is a genomic window from Bacteroidetes bacterium GWF2_43_63.
TTTACATTGTTATAACATTGGGTTTGGGACTGCTAAAAAAGTCGACATTAAATTCAAATATGACATGGATGGGTTTATAGAAAAAATAAATAAGCTTGGAAAAAATGTTGATCCAAAATTATTAATCGAAATTAAAAATAATTCTGAATTTGTTTCATTTCTAAATCAAAATGAAGCACTCCCGTTTATTCAGTGTGGAATTTCTACGAAATATTCAATGCATGACTATTTATCATATGTATTACCAGTGAACATAAGCAACACTTATATTCCCATAAAAATGCCTGCACTTTACCTTGAATTACTAAATATTAGCATTCACTATCTATCTAATCTTAAAGACAAATCAGAATGCTTTGAGGGCGATGATTTTGCATGCTTTTTCCCAATTATTAAAGCAACAATCATATATGAAGACATTTATAATAAACCAGAAAGTAAAAATATAGAAATCGTAACTGAACTTTATGCATCTGGTTCTATTGGTTACTGTGGTCGCTTTAAAATAAATGAGATATAATGGCTAATAACTAATTGGTCGTAACCATGTGCCGGCCACGACTTATAATAGCGGTTTAGTGAAAGCCGAGTTTATGTGCTTCAAATTACAGTTTTTCGAAAATTTAAATTTCGACTTTGTACATTGTTTAGCGGTTACCCCCCCTATTGCGCGAAACCGCAGCCGTTAGCAAAATCAAAAAAGCACCTTGGTCTATTACCAGGGTGCTTTCATTTTACGCCACTTCTACCCTACACCGCCTTATATTTCGAGTAAATTTTTTCCATATCCTTATTGATCAGGTCGTCGATAACTCGCGCGTAGCGGCGTGTATGTCGCTGGAGGGGCTGGCTACGCCGAGCCCTGGTGGGGGGACTTACAACCCAAGCCACCGGCTGCTTTGCATCCGATGGCATTTTTTTGCGCTTTCGGCTGATCGCGGGCGCTCGCCTCAGCACAAAAAAATACCACTTTTCTTTCGAAAAGTGGCTTGGGTTGTGGAGCTGGAGGGGTTCGAACCCTCGTCCAAACAGCGGACAGAAAAGCTTTCTACATGCTTAGCTTCTGATTAATTTTCGTATGCAAACCGGGGAGAAACGAGCCCTATCTGCACCTTATCCTTTTATTTTTTAGCAGACGACCAAAGGTATATCAATCTGCGATTCCGGCATTTGCGGTGCCTCGGTCCAGACGCGGTCGGTCAGCGCTTCCGGGGAGACAATCGGGGCTTAAACATTCCGCTTAAGCAGCCAATGCGAACGAGTTATCGTTGCCTGTTATTATAGTGTTGCCCGCGGTTTTTACGGAGAATACGGACGTCCTCCGGCATGCTTACTTTACCCCCACAACTGCTGTCAAAACCAACACAGCCCCAGTGTAAATTGCTTTGCAAAGATACAACAAAGTTGTCAGTTGTGAGTAGTCAGTTGTGAGCAATCAGCAATCAGTTGCCAGGAATCAGCAATCAGCTCTCAGAAGGAGCTTGAAAGAGTGTGCTTCTTTAACGCTCACGATAGCTATCGTGACAGGTCACTTCACGACGCAAAGAGGTTAAAGAAGGAGTTGAGCCGTTTTGCGTTGCGCATTGCGCGCCGCATGCCGCCTGCCTCATGCTTTACGCAAGCGGCCGCGCAAACAGCTTCACATCTTTATCGGTAATTTCTTTGCCTGAAAGAATAATGAGACGTTCAACTACATTGCGCAATTCGCGGATGTTACCGGTCCACTGAAGTTTTTTCAATTCATCAATGGCTTTATTCGTGAACTCTTTGGCGGGTTTTCCCTGCGTGATTGCAATGTCATTGGAGAAATGTTCAACCAACAGTGGAATGTCTTCGAGCCGCTCGCGGAGCGGTGGTACATGGATAATGATGACCGAAAGACGATGATATAAATCTTCGCGGAAATTACTTCTCGAGATTTCGTCCTTCACGTTTTTATTGGTGGCAGCTATCACACGCACATCCACCGAAATTTCTTTTTCGCCACCAACGCGTGTAATTTTGTTTTCCTGCAATGCGCGCAAAACCTTTGCCTGCGCCGAAAGACTCATGTCGCCGATTTCATCAAGAAACAAAGTGCCGCCACTGGCCAGCTCGAAATCGCCCCGGCGCTGTTTGATGGCCGAAGTGAATGAACCTTTTTCATGACCGAAAAGTTGGCTCTCGATGAGCTCGCTCGGAATGGCCGCGCAGTTCACTTCGATAAACGAGTTCCCTGCCCTGGCGCTGAGTTCATGCAGCCAACGCGCAACCAATTCTTTTCCGGTTCCGTTTTCGCCGGTAACGAGAACCCGTGCATCGGTCGGTGCTACTCGTTCGATCATTTCCTTTATTTGAGTGATGGCGGGCGATTCACCAATGATTTCATATGCTTTTGAGATTTTTTGCTTTAACTTTCGCGTCTCTGTTACCAGCGAATGACGATCGAGTGCGTTGCGCA
Proteins encoded in this region:
- a CDS encoding Fis family transcriptional regulator, yielding MSSILIIDDEQPIRKTLREILEYEKFKVMEAENGMKALELIKLNKFDVVLCDIKMPQMDGLEVLDKIQELSDVPVVMISGHGNIDTAVEAIKKGAFDYISKPPDLNRLLVTVRNALDRHSLVTETRKLKQKISKAYEIIGESPAITQIKEMIERVAPTDARVLVTGENGTGKELVARWLHELSARAGNSFIEVNCAAIPSELIESQLFGHEKGSFTSAIKQRRGDFELASGGTLFLDEIGDMSLSAQAKVLRALQENKITRVGGEKEISVDVRVIAATNKNVKDEISRSNFREDLYHRLSVIIIHVPPLRERLEDIPLLVEHFSNDIAITQGKPAKEFTNKAIDELKKLQWTGNIRELRNVVERLIILSGKEITDKDVKLFARPLA